A window from Vulcanimicrobium alpinum encodes these proteins:
- a CDS encoding bifunctional nuclease family protein, with translation MYAAPPEYPPMRQMKVDKLGIDLLTHDPVVILKDLEGKRYLPILIGPFEATAIALALEGTAVPRPLSHDLMRTLLESLSAKLEQIVIHDIKDSTFFAKLIVRTNGDVQEIDARPSDGIALALRMQAPIFVSDKIALEETVPDKVGGDPEETTKFKKFIDELKPSDFME, from the coding sequence TTGTACGCGGCGCCCCCGGAGTATCCGCCGATGCGGCAGATGAAGGTCGACAAACTCGGGATCGATCTCCTCACGCACGACCCCGTCGTCATCCTGAAGGACCTCGAGGGCAAGCGGTATCTCCCGATCCTGATTGGACCGTTCGAGGCCACCGCAATCGCCCTGGCCCTCGAAGGTACCGCGGTGCCGCGCCCCCTTTCACACGACTTGATGCGGACGCTGCTCGAATCGCTCTCGGCGAAACTCGAACAGATCGTCATTCACGACATCAAAGATTCGACATTTTTCGCCAAGCTGATCGTCCGCACCAACGGCGACGTTCAGGAGATCGACGCGCGTCCGTCCGACGGGATCGCGCTGGCGCTGAGGATGCAAGCGCCGATCTTCGTGAGCGACAAGATCGCGCTCGAAGAGACGGTTCCCGACAAAGTCGGCGGCGACCCCGAAGAAACCACCAAGTTCAAGAAGTTCATCGACGAACTCAAACCGTCCGACTTCATGGAGTGA
- the ychF gene encoding redox-regulated ATPase YchF yields MALSCGIVGLPNVGKSTIFNALTRSAQALAANYPFATIEPNVGEVPVPDPRLGVLAGLSSSEKIVPATMRFVDIAGLVRGAASGQGLGNAFLSHIRETDAIAMVVRAFHDDNVTHVEGGPDPLRDIEIIAIEMALADLASLQKKRDKLQREVRANPKEAPKLEALDRLIAALEAGRPARAFPPDSPEAAMARESFLLTAKPMLYVANVDESQIAEPGPMAQAVFAHAKAENSRAIAFNGKIESEFAGMSDDDVAMFRADYGITTGGLDRLIVEAYDLLGLMTFLTTGEKETRAWMIEKGTKAPQAAGKIHSDIERGFIRAECISYDDYVTYKTLDAIRSAGKLRSEGKDYVMQEGDVVEFRFNV; encoded by the coding sequence GTGGCATTGTCGTGCGGTATCGTCGGGCTTCCCAACGTGGGCAAGTCGACCATTTTCAACGCGCTCACCCGCTCGGCGCAGGCGCTCGCCGCGAACTACCCGTTCGCGACCATCGAACCGAACGTCGGCGAGGTCCCCGTTCCCGACCCGCGTCTCGGCGTGCTGGCGGGGCTGAGCAGCTCGGAGAAGATCGTTCCGGCGACCATGCGCTTCGTCGACATCGCCGGCCTCGTGCGCGGGGCCGCGAGCGGTCAGGGTTTGGGGAACGCGTTTCTCTCGCACATCCGCGAGACCGATGCGATCGCGATGGTGGTGCGGGCGTTCCACGACGACAACGTGACGCACGTCGAAGGCGGTCCCGATCCGCTGCGCGACATCGAGATCATCGCGATCGAGATGGCGCTGGCCGATCTCGCGTCGCTGCAGAAGAAGCGCGACAAGCTTCAGCGCGAGGTGCGCGCCAATCCGAAGGAGGCGCCGAAGCTCGAAGCGCTCGACCGGCTCATCGCGGCGCTCGAAGCGGGACGGCCGGCGCGCGCGTTTCCGCCCGATTCACCGGAAGCGGCGATGGCGCGCGAGTCGTTTCTGCTCACCGCGAAGCCGATGCTGTACGTCGCCAACGTCGATGAGTCGCAGATCGCCGAACCGGGGCCGATGGCGCAGGCCGTGTTCGCGCACGCGAAGGCCGAGAACAGCCGCGCGATCGCGTTCAACGGCAAGATCGAGTCGGAGTTCGCCGGGATGAGCGACGACGACGTCGCGATGTTCCGCGCCGATTACGGTATCACGACCGGCGGCCTCGATCGTCTCATTGTGGAAGCCTACGATCTGCTCGGGCTGATGACGTTTCTCACCACCGGCGAGAAAGAGACGCGCGCCTGGATGATCGAGAAGGGCACCAAAGCCCCGCAGGCCGCGGGCAAGATCCACAGCGACATCGAGCGCGGCTTCATCCGCGCCGAGTGCATCTCGTACGACGACTACGTCACGTACAAGACGCTCGACGCGATCCGCTCCGCCGGCAAGTTGCGCTCCGAGGGCAAAGACTACGTGATGCAGGAGGGCGACGTCGTCGAGTTCCGGTTCAACGTCTAA
- a CDS encoding Glu/Leu/Phe/Val family dehydrogenase, whose protein sequence is MSTAVPGTTGVREVSVFGDAIAYFNEAAALLNLDPGIKAILTHPSRQIIFSIPFQRDNGSIEVYTGYRVQYNFARGPAKGGIRFHPGVTLDEVTALAFWMTWKCAVVDLPFGGGKGGVTCDPRTLSISEIERITRRYAAELVEVIGPDKDVPAPDVNTTPQHMAWIMDTYSMHHRMNVPGVVTGKPLEIGGSRGRVEATGRGVSIVALDEMARLGIDPKGATIVVQGFGNVGSIAAKMFVDAGCKVIGISDVTGAYVNTNGIDVNGAIAYAQEHHSLDGYRGGDKMSNQAMLEVPCDVLVPAALEKVLTVENAARVKTKLIVEGANGPTTPEADHLFARNGIAVIPDIVANAGGVTVSYFEWVQDRQGYFWKEAEVNERLRENLIDNFGVVRDLARARGTTYRTAAYMVAIDRVVRSLKARGVYA, encoded by the coding sequence ATGTCCACCGCCGTACCGGGCACGACCGGGGTTCGCGAGGTCAGCGTCTTCGGCGACGCCATCGCGTATTTCAACGAAGCCGCGGCCCTGCTCAACCTCGACCCCGGGATCAAAGCGATCCTCACCCACCCTTCCCGGCAGATCATCTTCTCGATCCCGTTCCAGCGCGACAACGGTTCGATCGAGGTCTACACCGGCTACCGCGTCCAGTACAATTTCGCGCGCGGCCCGGCCAAGGGCGGGATCCGGTTCCACCCCGGCGTGACGCTGGACGAAGTGACGGCGCTGGCCTTCTGGATGACGTGGAAATGCGCCGTCGTCGATCTGCCGTTCGGCGGCGGCAAGGGCGGCGTCACCTGCGACCCGCGCACGCTCTCGATCTCCGAGATCGAGCGGATCACCCGGCGCTATGCGGCCGAGCTCGTCGAGGTGATCGGCCCCGATAAAGACGTCCCCGCGCCCGACGTCAACACGACGCCGCAGCACATGGCGTGGATCATGGACACCTACTCGATGCACCATCGCATGAACGTGCCGGGCGTCGTGACGGGAAAGCCGCTGGAGATCGGCGGCTCGCGCGGGCGCGTCGAGGCGACCGGACGCGGCGTCTCGATCGTCGCGCTCGACGAGATGGCGCGCTTGGGCATCGATCCGAAAGGCGCGACGATCGTCGTGCAAGGCTTCGGCAACGTCGGCAGCATCGCGGCGAAGATGTTCGTCGATGCGGGCTGCAAGGTGATCGGGATCTCCGACGTCACCGGCGCGTACGTCAACACGAACGGGATCGACGTCAACGGCGCGATCGCCTACGCGCAGGAGCATCACTCGCTCGATGGGTATCGCGGCGGCGACAAGATGTCGAACCAGGCGATGCTCGAGGTTCCGTGCGACGTGCTGGTGCCGGCGGCGCTCGAAAAAGTGCTGACCGTCGAGAACGCGGCGCGGGTGAAGACGAAGCTGATCGTCGAGGGTGCGAACGGGCCGACGACGCCGGAAGCGGATCATCTGTTTGCGCGCAACGGGATTGCGGTGATTCCGGATATCGTTGCGAACGCGGGCGGGGTGACGGTGTCGTATTTCGAGTGGGTTCAGGACCGGCAGGGGTATTTTTGGAAAGAAGCTGAGGTCAACGAGCGGCTGCGTGAGAATTTGATCGATAACTTCGGGGTGGTGCGGGATTTGGCGCGGGCTCGGGGGACGACGTATCGGACGGCGGCGTATATGGTGGCGATTGATCGGGTGGTGCGGTCGTTGAAGGCTCGTGGAGTGTATGCGTAG
- a CDS encoding winged helix-turn-helix transcriptional regulator, whose translation MHLRTCPANPPKHAIGDTVSAFCPRFQYAIELLGRRWVGAVLRVLIAGPARFNEILTAIPGLSDRLLTERLRELETEGLITRTVSNDRPVRVTYTLTTSGSSLTTIVNEISTWAERWVI comes from the coding sequence ATGCACCTGAGAACCTGCCCCGCCAACCCCCCCAAACACGCAATCGGCGACACCGTCAGCGCCTTCTGCCCCCGCTTCCAATACGCGATTGAGCTCCTCGGCCGCCGTTGGGTCGGCGCGGTCCTCCGCGTCCTCATCGCCGGCCCCGCGCGCTTCAACGAGATCCTTACCGCGATCCCCGGCCTCTCCGACCGCCTCCTCACCGAACGCCTCCGCGAACTCGAAACCGAAGGCCTCATCACGCGCACCGTCTCGAACGACCGCCCCGTCCGCGTCACCTACACCCTCACCACCTCCGGCAGCAGCCTCACCACCATCGTCAACGAAATCAGCACCTGGGCCGAACGCTGGGTCATCTAA
- a CDS encoding DoxX family protein has protein sequence MDIALLLVRLIGLGMAAHGAQKLFGWFGGYGIAGTGGWLESIGFRPGKAFAVAAGASEFAGGLLLALGLGGPLGALLIIAAMVVAIGYHAQGGFFAQKGGYETALLYVVIAFGLAFTGFGAYSLDAALGLTGLYTPTVEWAAVGLGVLGGLANLAIRRKPAA, from the coding sequence ATGGATATCGCACTTCTCCTCGTTCGCCTGATCGGGCTCGGCATGGCCGCCCATGGGGCGCAGAAACTCTTCGGCTGGTTCGGCGGCTACGGCATCGCCGGGACCGGCGGCTGGCTGGAATCGATCGGGTTCCGGCCGGGCAAGGCCTTTGCCGTCGCCGCCGGGGCCAGCGAGTTTGCAGGGGGGCTGCTGCTCGCGCTCGGGCTCGGCGGGCCGCTAGGGGCGCTGCTGATCATCGCGGCGATGGTTGTCGCGATCGGCTACCATGCGCAGGGCGGGTTCTTCGCGCAGAAGGGGGGCTACGAGACGGCGTTGCTGTACGTCGTCATCGCGTTCGGGCTGGCGTTCACCGGCTTCGGGGCGTACAGCCTCGACGCTGCGCTCGGACTGACCGGGTTGTACACGCCGACGGTGGAGTGGGCTGCGGTTGGGCTCGGCGTGCTCGGCGGGCTTGCGAACCTCGCGATCCGGCGCAAGCCGGCGGCGTAA
- a CDS encoding rhodanese-like domain-containing protein: protein MQITVDEVRALGEGGATIINVGAHAGAEEIRGAIRYRPHDLLTPEHLALPIAAERPVVLYDEDGRGGNTAEIADRFAAQGYNARILEGGFRAWKQHDGPTQEPSLEQVVPPIRPSEVQELDPPPLAHARSR, encoded by the coding sequence ATGCAGATCACGGTCGACGAAGTGCGCGCGCTCGGCGAAGGCGGCGCGACGATCATCAACGTGGGCGCGCACGCGGGTGCCGAAGAGATCCGCGGGGCGATCCGGTATCGTCCGCACGACCTGCTCACCCCGGAGCACCTCGCGCTGCCGATCGCGGCGGAGCGCCCGGTGGTCCTCTATGACGAAGACGGTCGCGGCGGCAACACGGCGGAGATCGCTGACCGGTTCGCCGCCCAGGGCTACAACGCGCGCATCCTCGAGGGCGGCTTCCGCGCCTGGAAACAGCACGACGGCCCCACCCAGGAGCCGTCGCTCGAACAAGTCGTCCCGCCGATCCGTCCGTCAGAAGTCCAAGAACTGGACCCGCCGCCTCTAGCGCACGCTCGGTCACGCTGA
- a CDS encoding SDR family NAD(P)-dependent oxidoreductase: MTGSNERIVLVTGAGRGIGRAIAARFLASGDRCVLAVRSDAVRRELEAELAGEPQAVVERCDVRDRAQVDALAARVRARFGRVDVLVNNAAIFECVDYATRADELDLDVVRRTLETNVLGTIGVCVAFVPLLPCGSRIVNLSSDLGQLGKDGGMTATMVAYSLSKAAVNAYTSALANALHDRGIAVDSLHPGWIRTAMGGPHAPLSVDDGAEAVYALASREPGPTGRFWIDGRVAPW; this comes from the coding sequence ATGACCGGTTCGAACGAACGCATCGTGCTCGTCACCGGCGCCGGGCGCGGGATCGGTCGCGCGATCGCGGCGCGCTTCCTCGCTTCGGGCGACCGGTGCGTTCTCGCCGTTCGCAGCGACGCAGTGCGCCGGGAACTCGAGGCCGAACTCGCCGGTGAACCGCAGGCCGTCGTCGAGCGATGCGACGTGCGCGATCGGGCGCAGGTCGACGCGCTTGCCGCGCGCGTGCGTGCGCGCTTCGGCCGCGTCGACGTCCTGGTGAACAACGCGGCGATCTTCGAATGCGTCGACTACGCGACGCGCGCGGACGAACTCGATCTCGACGTCGTGCGCAGGACCCTGGAGACGAACGTGCTCGGGACGATCGGGGTCTGCGTTGCGTTCGTGCCGCTCCTGCCGTGCGGTTCGCGCATCGTCAACCTCTCGAGCGACCTCGGACAGTTGGGAAAAGACGGCGGCATGACCGCGACGATGGTCGCGTATTCGCTGAGCAAAGCCGCCGTCAACGCCTACACCTCCGCGCTCGCGAACGCGCTGCACGACCGTGGAATCGCGGTCGACAGCCTGCATCCGGGCTGGATCCGCACCGCGATGGGGGGACCGCACGCGCCGCTCTCCGTAGACGACGGTGCCGAAGCAGTCTACGCCCTCGCCAGCCGCGAACCCGGCCCGACCGGACGTTTCTGGATTGACGGCCGCGTTGCGCCGTGGTGA
- a CDS encoding MFS transporter → MPLAQRRTAYLGLAIATAMSVLDGSIANTALPTIARDLGASPVEAIWVVNGFQLAVTASLFAFAALGQTRGAARVYRYGVVAFIAGSLACALARSMPVLIAARAAQGVGASAIMAVAPAILREVFPRAQLGRALGINAVVIATSAAAGPTIGGLFLAIAPWPWIFAINVPLGFASIALSRSLPRDIRGEGRFDVASVVASALGFSLLIWGIDGFARGDAAATIAARLVAGAAAAWFFIRRQFALPEPMIALELFRIRVFAAASWTSIASFVAQGLAYVGLPFYFQTVLGKTPLESGLLLTSWPVAVALIAPTSGRLSDRIPAGVLSTIGLAIFTTGLALYALMPPDASTLSFVAHGAICGFGYGFFQSPNNRELISSAPRAKSASAAAILAAARLSGQTLGAALVAMVFAAFGAKPVGATGVAHDIVARATPAALWIACGCAGFAMLASATRLIGSRSALEESA, encoded by the coding sequence CTGCCGCTCGCGCAGCGGCGGACGGCGTATCTCGGGCTGGCGATCGCGACCGCGATGTCGGTACTGGACGGATCGATCGCGAACACGGCGCTGCCGACGATCGCGCGCGATCTCGGCGCATCGCCGGTCGAGGCGATCTGGGTCGTCAACGGATTTCAGCTCGCCGTGACCGCGTCGCTCTTCGCCTTCGCGGCGCTCGGTCAGACGCGCGGCGCAGCGCGTGTCTACCGGTACGGCGTCGTCGCCTTCATCGCCGGGTCGCTCGCGTGCGCGCTCGCGCGTTCGATGCCGGTGCTGATCGCGGCGCGCGCGGCGCAGGGCGTCGGCGCCTCCGCGATCATGGCCGTCGCACCGGCGATTCTGCGCGAGGTGTTTCCGCGCGCGCAGCTCGGTCGCGCGCTCGGGATCAACGCGGTCGTCATCGCGACCAGCGCTGCCGCGGGACCGACGATCGGCGGACTCTTCCTCGCGATCGCGCCGTGGCCGTGGATCTTCGCGATCAACGTGCCGCTCGGGTTCGCCTCGATCGCGTTGAGCCGCTCGCTTCCGCGCGACATCCGCGGCGAAGGCCGGTTCGACGTCGCAAGCGTCGTCGCCAGCGCGCTCGGGTTCTCGCTGCTCATCTGGGGGATCGACGGTTTCGCGCGCGGCGACGCCGCGGCGACGATCGCTGCGCGCCTCGTCGCCGGTGCGGCGGCGGCATGGTTCTTCATCCGCCGGCAGTTCGCGCTCCCGGAACCGATGATAGCGCTCGAGCTCTTCCGCATTCGCGTCTTCGCGGCTGCGTCGTGGACGTCGATCGCGTCGTTCGTCGCGCAGGGACTCGCCTACGTCGGCCTCCCCTTCTACTTTCAAACGGTCCTCGGAAAAACGCCGCTCGAATCCGGGCTGCTGCTCACCTCGTGGCCGGTCGCCGTCGCGCTGATCGCGCCGACCTCCGGCCGTCTCTCCGACCGGATTCCCGCCGGCGTGCTCTCGACGATCGGACTGGCGATCTTCACGACGGGGCTCGCGCTCTACGCCCTGATGCCGCCGGACGCGTCGACGCTCTCGTTCGTCGCGCACGGCGCGATCTGCGGGTTCGGCTACGGCTTCTTCCAGTCGCCGAACAACCGCGAACTGATCTCGAGCGCACCACGGGCGAAGAGCGCCAGTGCCGCGGCGATACTCGCGGCCGCGAGGCTCTCGGGACAGACGCTGGGCGCGGCGCTCGTCGCGATGGTCTTCGCCGCCTTCGGGGCGAAGCCCGTCGGCGCGACCGGCGTGGCGCACGACATCGTGGCGCGGGCGACGCCCGCGGCGCTGTGGATCGCGTGCGGGTGCGCCGGCTTCGCGATGCTGGCTAGCGCGACGCGCCTCATCGGATCGCGCAGCGCGCTCGAAGAATCAGCCTAG
- the lipA gene encoding lipoyl synthase: protein MTTIDLISPEPPKRKPEWLKVRLPSGESYEHVLGEVRRLQLHTVCQEAMCPNIGECWGAGTATIMILGDTCTRGCHFCNVKTGSPKGEVDWLEPKRVAEAVAELGWKYLVLTAVDRDDLADGGAAIFAGTVRMIRKKVADAKVECLTGDFAGDLAALDIVLDAQPEVLAHNLETVERLQSSVRDRRANYRQSLAVLEHAKRSGKVTYTKTSLMLGLGETEDEIAQAMDDARAIGVDIFTMGQYLQPTKRHLKVQEFVTPEKFARLKAVGDAKRFVQVVAGPLSRSSYHAEQAFV, encoded by the coding sequence ATGACGACTATCGATCTCATCTCGCCCGAACCGCCCAAGCGCAAGCCCGAATGGCTCAAAGTCCGCCTTCCGTCGGGCGAGTCGTACGAGCACGTGCTCGGCGAAGTCCGCCGCCTGCAGTTGCACACCGTCTGCCAGGAAGCGATGTGCCCGAACATCGGCGAGTGCTGGGGCGCCGGGACGGCGACCATCATGATCCTCGGCGACACGTGCACGCGCGGCTGTCATTTCTGCAACGTGAAGACCGGCTCGCCGAAGGGTGAAGTCGACTGGCTCGAACCCAAGCGCGTCGCCGAAGCGGTCGCCGAGTTGGGCTGGAAGTACCTCGTCCTCACCGCAGTCGATCGCGACGACCTCGCCGACGGCGGCGCGGCGATCTTCGCCGGCACCGTGCGCATGATCCGCAAGAAGGTCGCCGACGCGAAGGTCGAGTGCCTCACCGGCGATTTCGCCGGCGATCTCGCTGCGCTCGACATCGTCCTCGACGCGCAGCCCGAAGTGCTGGCGCACAATCTCGAAACCGTCGAACGCCTGCAATCGAGCGTGCGCGACCGGCGTGCCAACTACCGGCAGTCGCTCGCGGTGCTGGAGCATGCGAAGCGCTCGGGCAAGGTGACGTACACGAAAACCTCGCTGATGCTCGGCCTCGGTGAAACCGAGGACGAAATCGCGCAGGCGATGGACGATGCGCGCGCGATCGGCGTCGACATCTTCACGATGGGGCAGTACCTGCAGCCCACCAAGCGTCATCTCAAGGTGCAGGAGTTCGTCACGCCCGAGAAGTTCGCGCGGCTGAAAGCTGTCGGCGATGCGAAGAGGTTCGTGCAGGTCGTCGCCGGACCGCTCTCGCGCAGTTCGTACCACGCGGAACAAGCGTTCGTCTGA
- the lipB gene encoding lipoyl(octanoyl) transferase LipB, whose translation MADPARVLDLGRRRYAPVLALQRALHAAVAEGRAPETWLVVEHEPVITLGRNAKTSNLLVSSGLLAARGVDVVEVERGGDVTYHGPGQIVVYPIRKLPRFREIVPLVGAIENAVIDTLRQFGIEAQRRAEHRGVYVGGDAICAVGLAVRRMTSMHGLALNVTTALDYDRLITPCGTPEFGITSIAAQTCRDVARDDVRDALLESLAGGFGVTYACDVLAPGAPLPFPANTSLELA comes from the coding sequence ATGGCGGACCCGGCTCGCGTGCTCGATCTGGGGCGCCGGCGGTACGCGCCGGTCCTAGCGCTGCAGCGTGCCCTCCACGCCGCAGTCGCCGAGGGACGCGCCCCGGAGACGTGGCTCGTCGTCGAACACGAGCCGGTCATCACCCTCGGGCGCAACGCGAAGACGTCCAACCTGCTCGTCTCGAGCGGCCTGCTCGCCGCGCGCGGCGTCGACGTGGTCGAGGTCGAGCGGGGCGGCGACGTCACGTATCACGGCCCGGGGCAGATCGTGGTGTACCCGATCCGCAAGCTACCGCGCTTTCGCGAGATCGTCCCTCTCGTCGGCGCAATCGAGAACGCGGTGATCGACACCCTGCGGCAATTCGGCATCGAGGCGCAACGGCGCGCCGAACATCGCGGCGTCTACGTCGGCGGCGACGCGATCTGCGCCGTCGGACTGGCGGTGCGGCGGATGACGTCGATGCACGGTCTCGCGCTCAACGTGACGACCGCGCTCGACTACGACCGGCTGATCACGCCGTGCGGGACGCCGGAGTTCGGGATCACGTCGATCGCCGCCCAGACCTGCCGTGACGTCGCGCGCGACGACGTGCGGGACGCGCTGCTCGAGTCGCTCGCCGGCGGCTTCGGCGTCACCTACGCGTGCGACGTGCTCGCGCCGGGGGCACCGCTTCCCTTTCCGGCGAACACCAGCCTGGAACTCGCATGA
- the lpdA gene encoding dihydrolipoyl dehydrogenase: MAPFNVDALVIGAGPGGYHAAIRLGQLGKKVVCFDRDEVGGVCLNWGCIPTKALLHVGEISRQIEHAGQLGLKVPKAEVDREGVAAFADKVVKANVGGVNQLFKANNVEFAYGDASFTSKNTVSLKKKDGSTDEYTAPAIVIATGSAPINVGAWPHDGDVIINSDEAVRIKRIPQTMLIVGGGVIGLEFATVYTRMGAKVLVVEAMPQLLTGTDLEISKTLGRILKKQGVEIMLSTKVETIEKSGPQRAKVTISGEGTNNKPETREFDQVLVAVGRKPVTDTLNLAAAGLATNDKGFLDVDAQRRTKVEGIYAIGDVTGAPMLAHKAMKEGVVAAEVIAGDKASAFDPVAIPNCVYTDPEVATIGLSEEEAKAAGYDVRVGKMNLIASGRARTMNETDGLIKLIGDAKTDLLLGMHIVAPQAESLIGEGVIALEMGATVEDIGLSIHPHPTLTESIMDTAEFMHGKAIHIVNAKPAKQPAAV, encoded by the coding sequence ATGGCTCCCTTTAACGTCGACGCCCTCGTCATCGGCGCCGGTCCCGGCGGATATCACGCTGCGATCCGGCTCGGCCAGCTCGGCAAGAAGGTCGTCTGTTTCGACCGCGACGAGGTCGGCGGCGTCTGCCTGAACTGGGGCTGCATTCCCACCAAGGCACTGCTGCACGTCGGCGAGATCTCGCGTCAGATCGAGCACGCCGGCCAGCTCGGTCTGAAAGTTCCCAAGGCCGAAGTCGACCGTGAGGGCGTGGCCGCGTTCGCCGACAAGGTCGTAAAAGCGAACGTCGGCGGCGTCAACCAGTTGTTCAAGGCGAACAACGTCGAGTTCGCCTACGGCGACGCATCGTTCACCTCGAAGAACACCGTTTCGCTGAAGAAAAAAGACGGCTCGACCGACGAGTACACGGCACCGGCGATCGTGATCGCGACCGGTTCCGCACCGATCAACGTCGGGGCGTGGCCGCACGACGGCGACGTCATCATCAACTCCGACGAGGCCGTGCGCATCAAGCGCATCCCGCAGACGATGCTCATCGTCGGCGGCGGCGTGATCGGACTCGAGTTCGCGACGGTCTACACCCGCATGGGCGCGAAGGTACTCGTCGTCGAGGCGATGCCGCAACTGCTCACCGGGACCGACCTCGAGATCAGCAAGACGCTCGGCCGGATCCTCAAAAAACAGGGCGTCGAGATCATGCTCAGCACGAAGGTCGAGACGATCGAGAAGAGCGGGCCGCAGCGCGCGAAGGTGACGATCAGCGGCGAGGGGACGAACAACAAACCCGAGACGCGCGAGTTCGATCAAGTGCTCGTCGCGGTCGGCCGCAAGCCGGTGACCGACACGCTCAACCTCGCGGCCGCTGGCCTCGCGACCAACGACAAAGGGTTCCTCGACGTCGACGCGCAGCGCCGGACCAAGGTCGAGGGGATCTACGCGATCGGCGACGTCACCGGCGCGCCGATGCTCGCGCACAAGGCGATGAAAGAAGGCGTCGTCGCTGCCGAAGTGATCGCCGGCGACAAGGCGAGCGCGTTCGACCCGGTCGCGATTCCGAACTGCGTCTACACCGATCCCGAGGTCGCGACGATCGGCCTCTCCGAGGAAGAGGCGAAGGCAGCCGGCTACGACGTGCGGGTCGGAAAGATGAATTTGATCGCGTCGGGCCGCGCGCGCACGATGAACGAGACGGACGGCCTCATCAAGCTGATCGGCGACGCGAAGACGGACCTGTTGCTGGGAATGCACATCGTCGCGCCGCAAGCGGAGTCGCTGATCGGCGAAGGCGTCATCGCTCTCGAGATGGGCGCGACGGTCGAAGACATCGGACTCTCGATCCACCCCCACCCGACGCTCACCGAATCGATCATGGACACCGCGGAGTTCATGCACGGAAAAGCGATCCACATCGTCAACGCCAAGCCCGCCAAACAGCCCGCCGCCGTCTGA